One Stenotrophomonas maltophilia R551-3 genomic window, CGCCCACGGCCTCAATCGGTTGTGTCGGCTTGATCCGCCCAAGGAGGTCATCCGATACGAATACGATCAGCCCGGAGGGCTGCTGCATCTGGACATCAAGAAGCTGGGCAACTTCCAGCGGCCAGGGCACAGAACCGATGCCAAGCGCAGGGGAAACGCCGCCGGCGGTGGCTGGGGCTACGTCCACGTGGCCATCGACGATCACTCCCGGGTCGCCTTCAGCAGCGTCCACCCCAACGAACAGGGCGAAACCGCCTGTCAGGCGTTGCTGGGCGCTCTGGAGTACTACGCCAGCCTGGGAATCACCTTCAAGCGGATCCTGACCGACAACGGTGCCTGCTATCGCTCTACCGCCTTTGCCAAGCTGCTCAAATCCCTTGGGATCAAGCACATCAGAACCAAGCCCTACACGCCGCGGACCAATGGCAAAGCCGAGCGCTTCATCCAGACCAGCCTGCGCGAGTGGGCTTACGCCTGCGAGTACGCATCCTCGGACCAGCGCAATTCCGTGTTGAACCAATGGCTGCACCACTACAACTGGCACCGTCCCCATATGGCGATCGGCGGCCAGCCACCTATCTCAAGAGTACGGCTGAACAACGTAGTGGGTTTACACAGTTAGTTGTGATCTCTCTGTAGGTTGTTCATCCGGGACATCTTTGGAAAATGGTGGTTACCACACCGTTCCAGTCCCCAAAGAGCCCGGATGAACAATCATAAAAATGCCCGTTTGACGCCGTTTAGTCGAGCGCTTCTGGTCCGCCGCATCCTCCACGAGGGCCTACGCCCGGAAGAAGCAGCTCAAGCGTGTGGCGTAAGTGTGCGTACGGCCTACAAGTGGCTGGCCCGATTCCGCCAGTTCGGGGCACCGGGCCTGGAAAACCGCAGCTCACGGCCTCACCAGACGCCGCATGCCACACCTGCTCCGGTAGTCGAGCAAATCAAGGAGCACCGCCGTAAGCGGCAGACCTACCTGACCATCTCCAAGGCGCTGGGGGTCGGCCACAGTACGATTTCAAGGCTGATGCGCGCCCACGGCCTCAATCGGTTGTGTCGGCTTGATCCGCCCAAGGAGGTCATCCGATACGAATACGATCAGCCCGGAGGGCTGCTGCATCTGGACATCAAGAAGCTGGGCAACTTCCAGCGGCCAGGGCACAGAACCGATGCCAAGCGCAGGGGAAACGCCGCCGGCGGTGGCTGGGGCTACGTCCACGTGGCCATCGACGATCACTCCCGGGTCGCCTTCAGCAGCGTCCACCCCAACGAACAGGGCGAAACCGCTTGTCAGGCGTTGCTGGGCGCTCTGGAGTACTACGCCAGCCTGGGAATCACCTTCAAGCGGATCCTGACCGACAACGGTGCCTGCTATCGCTCTACCGCCTTTGC contains:
- a CDS encoding IS481-like element ISStma3 family transposase translates to MNNHKNARLTPFSRALLVRRILHEGLRPEEAAQACGVSVRTAYKWLARFRQFGAPGLENRSSRPHQTPHATPAPVVEQIKEHRRKRQTYLTISKALGVGHSTISRLMRAHGLNRLCRLDPPKEVIRYEYDQPGGLLHLDIKKLGNFQRPGHRTDAKRRGNAAGGGWGYVHVAIDDHSRVAFSSVHPNEQGETACQALLGALEYYASLGITFKRILTDNGACYRSTAFAKLLKSLGIKHIRTKPYTPRTNGKAERFIQTSLREWAYACEYASSDQRNSVLNQWLHHYNWHRPHMAIGGQPPISRVRLNNVVGLHS
- a CDS encoding IS481-like element ISStma3 family transposase translates to MNNHKNARLTPFSRALLVRRILHEGLRPEEAAQACGVSVRTAYKWLARFRQFGAPGLENRSSRPHQTPHATPAPVVEQIKEHRRKRQTYLTISKALGVGHSTISRLMRAHGLNRLCRLDPPKEVIRYEYDQPGGLLHLDIKKLGNFQRPGHRTDAKRRGNAAGGGWGYVHVAIDDHSRVAFSSVHPNEQGETACQALLGALEYYASLGITFKRILTDNGACYRSTAFAKLLKSLGIKHIRTKPYTPRTNGKAERFIQTSLREWAYACEYASSDQRNSVLNQWLHHYNWHRPHMAIGGQPPISRVRLNNVVGLHS